A genomic window from Chelonoidis abingdonii isolate Lonesome George chromosome 26, CheloAbing_2.0, whole genome shotgun sequence includes:
- the STAC3 gene encoding SH3 and cysteine-rich domain-containing protein 3 yields MTEKEALAPPASPAPGGKPASRLRVLKQLFLRKPKEEPPAEPQPNGELVSPTGGPLYYFYEEEEEEEEEEEEPEPPPEPQKPVNDKPHKFKDQYFKKPKFCDVCARMIVLNNKFGLRCKNCKTSIHQHCQSYVEMQRCFGKIPPGFHRAYSSPLYSNQQYACVKELLSAANRSDPVFETLRMGVIMANKERKKGQDDKKNPLAAMMDEEPEPGKHEVGKLEAGNPEGDKKAEKSNSDDKNKKPQPGFLQTHYFVALYRFKALEKDDLDFQ; encoded by the exons ATGACGGAGAAGGAGGCGCTGGCGCCACCAGCCTCACCCGCGCCAGGGGGGAAGCCCGCAAGCAGG CTCCGGGTGCTGAAGCAGCTGTTTCTGCGGAAGCCCAAGGAGGAGCCACCGGCGGAGCCACAGCCCAACGGGGAGCTGGTCAGCCCCACAGGGGGGCCCCTCTATTACTTctacgaggaggaggaggaggaggaggaggaggaagaggagcccgAGCCACCCCCCGAGCCCCAGAAGCCCGTCAATGACAAGCCCCACAAGTTCAAGGATCAGTACTTCAAAAAGCCCAAGTTCTGTGACGTCTGTGCCCGCATGATTGTcc tcAACAACAAATTTGGCCTGAGATGCAAGAACTGCAAAACCAGCATCCACCAGCACTGCCAGTCCTACGTGGAGATGCAGCGCTGCTTCGGCAAGATC cCCCCCGGATTCCACCGGGCGTACAGCTCCCCCCTCTACAGCAACCAGCAATACGCCTGCGTCAAGGAGCTGCTCT CGGCAGCCAATCGCAGTGACCCTGTGTTCGAGACCCTCCGGATGGGCGTCATCATGGCCAACAAGGAGCGGAAGAAAGGACAAGATGATAAGAAGAAT CCCTTGGCCGCCATGATGGACGAGGAGCCGGAGCCTGGGAAGCACGAAGTGGGCAAACTGGAGGCAG GCAACCCAGAAGGGGACAAGAAGGCAGAGAAAAGCAACTCTGATGACAAG aacAAGAAGCCCCAGCCCGGCTTCCTGCAGACTCATTACTTCGTGGCGCTTTATCGCTTCAAAGCCCTGGAGAAGGACGACCTGGATTTCCAGTGA